cgggcctagcggtcacatacgtggacagcactttttagaaattcagaacaagaatccacatatgtggacatactttttctcaaaaagtacatcttatcaaagatgatgcttagtttttattctaatcaggttctaataagcccaaatagcaaaaaaatataaaaaaaatgcatgtaaaaaaacagcttgggtcttaggaggttaaaggagaactgaaggcaattttttttaccatcaaaattctatttctctcattttattaaatatcggaatgcatttttgatcgctattttgttgcCGCTATAGCAAGCTACAAGTGTTTTGAAATACATTgtaatatcagtccgtatgtcagagcaatggccgtaaacgagattcgtcgagacatcgtaggatggaagtaaaacgtacagcggaaatcaaagcgatcgacgtctgccaacgttgtcaaaagacgcacgtgcggcctctttcgaatgctgacgtaatcaagccggaagttttgtttgttttgatagcaatcaggaaagtttgaaaaaagtaggcagtaaaactcgtttttgtgcaatatttcatttggaaaacagttttcaaaatggcggcactgtcaCTTGGCTGACGCtttacgtttcgaagtctcgcacaagtctcgtaaagattgcgcggataagcgacgcctgccgtggaccaaacgaactaaattcaacacggctacaaaccgaataggccgataagtataatatttaattgcagttagttgccaatacgagtcacgatataaggttacgaaaatggaattgaataacacgttaagaaataaaggaagtttaaaaatgacttcagttcccctttaaaaaggAAAGTGTATTTCTATTTCCTCGTCAGTTGAAGAAGTGATTTTGTACGAATTAATATCTTTGGTGAGGAGAGgaagtgtgtttttatttatttattttcaatttttgtcagatttttttcccccccataagCCCAGTTTATTTTTACACAATAGATATgagtttttaaaaatgtaaattttGTGACGATGCTTTAGACATCTCATTTGTGTTCGACCTGCAGCTCTGGGCGAGGGTAAGGATGGCTTTGTGCGCTGCCCGATGGAGGCATTAAACTGGGCTGAGAGGAAGTACCTGATCCTGGAGGAGATCCTGACCTACAGACCGGACATCGTGTGTCTGCAGGAAGTGGACCACTACTACGACACCTTCCAGCCTGTGATGTCCAGCCTGGGCTACCAGAGCAGCTTCTGCCCCAAGCCGTGCTCTCCGTGCCTGGATGTGCGTGGCAACAACGGCCCTGACGGATGCGCCCTGTTCTTCAGTCGCGAGCGTTTCCGTTTGCTCCACGTCCATCACCTGCGTCTCTCCGCCATGGCGCTCAAGACCAACCAGGTGGCCGTCGTGGCTACGCTACAGTGCCAGGCCACTGGACAAGTCTTCTCGGTCACCGTGACGCACCTGAAGGCGAGGAGTGGCTGGGAGACCTTCCGTGGAGCCCAGGGTGCCAATCTTCTCCAGCAGCTGAAGTCCATCTTGAGCTCGCAGCAGGAGGAAGCCGTTCCTCTGCTCGTGTGCGGAGATTTTAACGCCGAGCCGAGCGAAGAGGTGTACCGCCACTTTCTAAACTCTCCGCTCGGCCTCGGGAGCGCGTACAGGACACTGAGCGCTGATGGCGTC
The Neoarius graeffei isolate fNeoGra1 chromosome 8, fNeoGra1.pri, whole genome shotgun sequence genome window above contains:
- the nocta gene encoding nocturnin isoform X2; the protein is MGSNSSSIRFFSSLAQSLSSAPLEHTHTAAEECELEQADPETLLRECEEVLRKRPPRPHRDFIRTRASATHNPQVRVMQWNILAQALGEGKDGFVRCPMEALNWAERKYLILEEILTYRPDIVCLQEVDHYYDTFQPVMSSLGYQSSFCPKPCSPCLDVRGNNGPDGCALFFSRERFRLLHVHHLRLSAMALKTNQVAVVATLQCQATGQVFSVTVTHLKARSGWETFRGAQGANLLQQLKSILSSQQEEAVPLLVCGDFNAEPSEEVYRHFLNSPLGLGSAYRTLSADGVTEPSYTTWKIRPSGESCSTLDYVWYSRHGFSVDAVLSMPTEEQIGPDRLPSYHYPSDHLSLVCDFSFIQEPHRLM